In Thermodesulfobacteriota bacterium, one DNA window encodes the following:
- the priA gene encoding primosomal protein N' — translation GKGFLREEVSLRGGGKKKTESIVSIAGGGGGGGALAGLKRSPLQAKVLSFLMESGPVSLKSVREALGGVDDAVRRLKEKGLITVTEREVARDPAADIEPRAMSHDPNKEQQAALDAITASLGGKEKEKKFSPYLLWGITGSGKTLVYLKVIEEVVRSGRRALMLVPEISLTSRATAYLTHRFPGRVAVVHSALGEGERYDQWRRILRGEVDVVIGARSALFSPIKELGVIVVDEEHDPSYKQDEGIRYNARDSALMLGKFLGITVVLGSATPSVETFHNATTGRITPLYIRNRVARSELPTVELMDMRGNKGAVLSERLRDLIGETLDQGHQALLFLNRRGFSNFLACRDCGHTFECRNCSVTLTVHKRARRLKCHYCDMEMPIPGSCPGCSSHNLVDPGVGTEKVEEEVRALFPGARVGRMDSDTTRRKGTAKEILDAVESGEMDVLVGTQMVSKGHHLPGITLVGVVSGDTSLNIPDFRGPERSFQLLSQASGRAGRGEAPARVVIQTLNPEHFCFTAAAAHDYEGFFAEEIEMRREVGYPPFTRLCCMRVDGTSEKRAEAAAVELRGVAERALPKAGGEKISVLGPAPALLSKLKGRYRWQLLVKAGDAATMNAFLRKVKKDFDLKKHAGVKLTLDVDPVMTV, via the coding sequence AGGGGAAGGGCTTTCTTCGCGAAGAGGTAAGCCTCAGGGGCGGGGGGAAGAAGAAGACCGAGAGTATTGTCTCGATAGCCGGGGGGGGCGGGGGGGGTGGGGCGCTCGCGGGCCTGAAACGTTCTCCCCTGCAGGCAAAGGTACTCTCCTTCCTCATGGAAAGCGGCCCCGTGTCGCTTAAGTCCGTTAGAGAGGCTCTCGGAGGGGTGGACGACGCCGTCAGGAGGTTGAAAGAAAAGGGACTCATTACGGTTACCGAGAGGGAGGTCGCGAGGGACCCGGCGGCCGATATCGAGCCGAGGGCCATGAGCCACGACCCCAATAAAGAGCAGCAGGCCGCGCTTGACGCCATTACGGCGTCACTTGGGGGAAAGGAAAAGGAAAAAAAATTCTCTCCCTATCTCCTCTGGGGCATAACGGGGAGCGGAAAGACGCTGGTCTACCTGAAGGTGATCGAAGAGGTGGTAAGGAGCGGCCGTCGGGCGCTCATGCTGGTCCCGGAGATATCCCTTACATCGAGGGCCACGGCCTACCTCACCCATCGCTTCCCCGGCAGGGTCGCGGTGGTCCACAGCGCGCTTGGCGAAGGCGAGCGCTACGACCAGTGGAGGAGGATACTCCGGGGCGAGGTGGATGTCGTCATAGGCGCCCGGAGCGCACTCTTCTCTCCCATAAAGGAGCTCGGGGTCATAGTCGTCGACGAGGAGCACGACCCGTCGTACAAGCAGGATGAAGGGATAAGGTATAACGCGCGGGACTCAGCCCTGATGCTCGGGAAGTTCCTCGGCATTACCGTGGTCCTCGGCTCGGCCACCCCCTCGGTCGAGACTTTCCATAACGCGACCACGGGCAGGATTACCCCGCTCTATATAAGGAACAGGGTGGCAAGGAGCGAACTCCCCACGGTCGAGCTTATGGACATGAGGGGGAATAAGGGTGCGGTCCTCTCCGAAAGGCTAAGGGATCTCATCGGCGAGACCCTCGACCAGGGGCACCAGGCCCTGCTCTTCCTGAACAGGAGGGGCTTTTCCAACTTCCTCGCGTGCCGGGACTGCGGCCACACCTTCGAATGCCGGAACTGTTCGGTCACCCTTACCGTCCACAAGCGCGCACGGAGGCTCAAGTGCCACTACTGCGACATGGAGATGCCGATCCCCGGAAGCTGCCCCGGGTGCTCGAGCCATAACCTCGTCGACCCGGGCGTGGGTACGGAGAAGGTCGAAGAAGAGGTGAGAGCGCTCTTCCCCGGGGCGCGCGTTGGCAGGATGGACAGCGACACGACCCGCAGGAAGGGGACGGCCAAGGAGATACTTGATGCGGTCGAATCCGGGGAGATGGACGTGCTCGTCGGTACGCAGATGGTCTCCAAGGGGCACCACCTGCCGGGCATAACGCTCGTCGGCGTGGTCTCCGGCGACACCTCGCTCAACATCCCGGACTTCAGGGGTCCGGAGCGGAGTTTTCAGCTCCTCTCCCAGGCCTCGGGCAGGGCCGGGAGGGGGGAGGCGCCCGCAAGGGTGGTCATCCAGACGCTCAACCCCGAGCACTTCTGCTTCACCGCCGCCGCGGCCCACGACTACGAGGGGTTCTTCGCCGAAGAGATCGAGATGAGGCGCGAGGTCGGGTACCCGCCGTTTACGAGGCTCTGTTGCATGAGGGTGGACGGGACGAGCGAGAAGAGGGCCGAGGCCGCGGCCGTGGAGCTAAGGGGGGTGGCGGAGCGGGCCTTGCCGAAGGCTGGTGGGGAAAAGATCTCCGTCCTCGGCCCGGCCCCGGCGCTGCTCTCGAAGCTCAAGGGCCGCTACAGGTGGCAGCTGCTCGTAAAGGCCGGGGACGCCGCCACGATGAACGCCTTCCTCAGGAAGGTCAAGAAGGACTTTGATCTGAAGAAGCACGCGGGCGTAAAGCTCACCCTCGACGTGGACCCGGTGATGA